A window of Pangasianodon hypophthalmus isolate fPanHyp1 chromosome 29, fPanHyp1.pri, whole genome shotgun sequence genomic DNA:
ATGGCAGTGTTCAGGAGGATTTTGGTTTCTCCTGAGCTTCTTCTCTTGATGTTTCCAGAAGTCCTTTGATTCATGGTGCTGGTGCAATTTATGATCATGCTTCTGCTTGGCCTGCCAAGACCTCTCCtgcttcctcctctctctctccagcttcCTCTCGGCCTTCTTATGCTCCCACTCGTCACTGTACTTTTTTAAGAGCTCTTTGTGCCTTTGGACACTGTCACCCCActcatttttcctattttcccctCCTTTGTGCTTCTTCCTCCACTCATCTTTCTTGCCTATGCGGTCCACCTGTTCTGATAATCTCTGCTGCATCTCAACCAGTCTTTCTCGTAACCACTTCTTGGGCCAGTCCTGTTTTTTCATTCCTTCCAACCTTGTTTTACTCTGTTCCAAGAGAATCTTTTGTCTCTTGAGctcatcttttttcccccaccgTCTGTCAGGCCCTGCTGGACTTTGACCTTCTCCAGAAAAACCAGGAGAAGGTTCTGAGGGTTCCTCACCTAAGGGGGgacaaaatatgtaaaaatgcaATGCCATATGTCATAACATGGCAGTAATTACTAAAACAATATAACCACTCACCACTGCATATTTCCTTCATGTTATCCCTAACAAACAGGCTCCTAAtaggaatatttaaaaaaaattcttctacAGTATGTATATCTGAGTCAGACATTATGAATCATCTATTGCACTATGTATAATTTATTGCCagacaatataaataaatgccaggttgattatttcccaatgtttaatatttttcacaccgtttgtgcatgtgtgttttaatgattttgatTTAGACAATTTATTAGTCCTTCCTACACAATGATCATTTAAATTAACTCTCAAAAAAGATCTCATCTATGGTAACACATCATGTCAACTGattcaaacattcaaacatGCTGAGTCCATTTTATTCAAAACCATTATTTTAGGCTTAGCTCTAAAGACCACCTTAtcaaattttaaattcaatttaaagtTAATTTAGTTCATTCAATTAAAAGTTTACCTAATTACAAGTCCAAAATAGTCATCTAATTTTTCAGGACACcatcattcattaatatataCACCATCTTTACaatcattaaacattttctctTGCGTTTATATCTTCTTCAGgtgaatgtagtgtatataaaaagtctacaacatgttaaaattgcaggtttttgtgaggtACATTTGAAGCCAACTATTTCTTTAGACAGTGTTGGGTTATTCACTTCTAAAGGGGGTTATAATTGCATAGAGGTTTATTATTGGTTGAttgattgtattttatatagaaCAAATGGGTGTTTgataggtttttattttcttgcttGTCCCTTTCCATATGATATCTTTTTATTCCTTGACCTATACGAGTTTATTTCTGGTGGATGTGGAAAACCTAGTAACTGCTGTAAATGTTGAATCAGATCCAGAAAAAGTTCTGTTTAAAATCTATAATTGAACCAATGGTCATTGGCCAAATTTGTACAGGGGAAAGACAAGGCTgaggtgttcattcattcattcttcagtaattatgttaatcctggtcagggctgtggagaatctggagcttatccctggaacactgggtaTCTAcctaactgcatgtttttgggaggtggaaggaaattGGAATAACCCAAATGAAACCCATGTGAACACAGAATCTTCGCACAGTcagtaactcgagctcaggatcgaacagGGGACCCCGTGTGCCATGCTACTGTGCTGCTCCGGTTGAGGTGTTTgcaaacacaaaacatgaacaATTTTATAGTCACTGCTGCTTGCTTTTAACTTTTGTTAACACAAAGGGCTCTAAATGAACTTGATTACTCTTAAGTCAAACAAgttagaaaaaatgaaaatgaaaaagaaaagatgaattTGAGAACTGCTTTGGTGTACCTGTGAGTTGGGTGAGCTCAGAGACCCTAGTTTTAAGTGTCTCTAATTCTTCTTTCAGGCTTGGCAATGCAGACAATTCCTCTTTCATCCTAGCATGTTCTTTGTCAGTGATTCCTTTCTCTGCAGTTGCCCTCAATGCCCTGTCCAATTCTTCCTTCTGTGCCTGAGAAGTTGATTGCATGAAGTTTATTATTACAACTAATGTATATGTTTAAAAGTATCATCATATAAGAGGACGACAGAACAAACTACACATTaaagttaaatttaaataacaagATCCAGATTCAGATGAGAATGAATCATAACACAAAAAGGGACTGTTATTCCAACCTGTATTTGGGCCTCCAGTATGGAAATCTGCTTGTTTTCTTCAACAAGTTTTTCAAGAAGTTCCTAAGGTGGAATAGATTGGCGTACTGATTAGATAAACCTGCAAAAGATGCATTTTCCACAGAAACAGCCACCAATAAGACAAATCATGTAAGAGCTGTGGTGTCTTCTTGCTAATGTGACAAACAAAGCAGGGTAGAACAGATGAAGTATGTAGAAAGGAGACAACCTTGTCACTTAACTCTGAGCCATCAAAGTCATCTGGAGAGAGAGttaagacaaagagagagaaattaaagaTGCACAAAAATAGATGGATTTAAGTAAAAGTCAAAAATTATGTGAGTGCGTCCAACTGTACTCCAAAAGTTGTCTCAACATGCTCTTAGCAAAGCCACTCACACAATGCAATGCAAAGTGACAGCAACAGTCTACTAGCGTGGTGTATATAGGCAAAAGAGTTACACTTAGTTCATGAAATACTACATGATTATAATGTAGTCCAGGAAACCAAACGTTAGGAGAGACACAATGCAAGCATCTGATGGTATTTAGTAAGCTTACAGGTTTTGGTAGAAGTGGCCCTCTGTCTCTGATCTAGGTCCAATTTTATGTTTTCCTTCAGTAGAGGTCATGGGAAATGTTATAGCTAGGAAAATGGTCCTGAATCAGCACTAAAGGGAGACCTCTACCTGTATGCAATACTCAAGCTTATACTGCCATCTAGCTGTACCTACCACCGGCTTGGTCGAAAATGGTACCTGGAGAcgcaatacaatataatacaacacCTGAAAAGTTTCATGTTATTTCTGAAATCATGAAATCTGGAAATAGAGGTACATGGCCTTAACAGGTTTTTTTCAGGAAATATTCATAACATAACTACATAACtcaccagagaaaaaaaaagagcctagaCACAACAGTGCCAGAGCTCCTACGATCAGGTGACTCATCGATAAGCCAGGTTTCTCTTCTTTCCTGTCTTGTAGCTTAAACTCTGTTTCCTCCCCATCTTCCTCATCCGAGCTCTGTCTCAGCTCCTCAGGATAGTGCACACGTCGCTGCCGCAGTCCACTGTCCTCTCTTTGGTGTTCAATCGGCACATCGGTGCCAAGAGATTCTGAACAAAACAAGAGCAAGTAAGAGAACTAAAAATGGGATAGAAAAGTAAGAGAAGGTAGACTGCTATAATTACTGTACCTGCATCCCTTGCAACATATATGGATTTATGTTCCTCTGTGTCAGTTACAAGCTCTTTCTCTTCCAAGACCAAGGAAGCAGGTGTTTCTGGGTAAGGGCTCTCAGCTGCATAGCTAAAATTAACTTCAGAAGACAGACTAGGAGATGAGCTTTCAGGGTGGGAGCTTACCCCAGTGTGAATATCTAACACAGGGATGGCAGAGGTATGACTAATGTCAGAGACAAGGCATACATCTGCAGTAACTTCAGAAAAAGAAGACTCTAGGGGCTCAGGGGATGGGGTTATTTCAGCTGTACATTCTGAGGCGGGGCTAATTTCAGCTTTAGGTTCTGAGGCAGGACCAATTTCAGCTGTAGGTTCTGAGGCAGGACCAACTTCGGCTGTAGGTTCTGAGGCAGGACCAACTTCGGCTGTAGGTTCTGAGGCAGGACCAACTTCGGCTGTAGGTTCTGAGGCAGGGCCAATTTTATCCACAAATTCAGGTGTGGCTTCAGCTACAACTTCAGGGACGGGACATTGTTTGGGTGAAAAATCAAAGGTAGGGAGTACGTCAGATAAAGACTCTTCATAGGATGTTTCAAGGAAAGGCCCCTGTGAAAGAAAGAGGGATGACTCAGTAGCTAGGCTAAAGGGAACTGCTCCAAGCAGATCATTGTCTGGTGGGGAGGTTGTGATAGTAGCGTGGATGACTGGTGCGCAAATCTCAGGATCATCCTCAACACTTGGACCAGACACTGCTCCCTCATCAAATAATTCTGGGGATGTTTCTTGGCAAACCTGCAAATAAGACATTTCACATGCAAGGTCTGTCATCTGTTTTACAAATGTGATATTGGTCATATCCTaggataattaaaaaaaagggtttcCAAAGTATACACTCCTTCTAGATACCACCAGATATAGCCTTTTTGTCAGCATTATTTCCTGTGTGGTTTACTTGTAAATTCTGTGCTTTGTTGTAAATATTCACTTTATCAGACACTGTTCTGTACTAATCAGATATGGCAACTCTACATGTACCTACAGCAATTTTCCTTTGGTTTAAGCTTATGGTAATATGAACAGAGATTTGAAAGCAATGAAAGTTTAATCATACAGCTATATATAAATGAAGAACTATAAGTTTTTAAGAGTAGGTTCATAGATGATGGATATATTGAAAGGTTATTATTATGAGTGCTAATAATAACCTGGTGGCCCTCTTCTGACAAGACAGTCTCCTGTGGAGCTTCACTATCACTTGGCTTCACCTCAAAAGAGCTTCCTGTGATAAACAGAGATGTTTGACAGGAGAATTTCAGATGCTATACACACCCAAACACTGTTCATTTTAAGGCTTCTACTCAGTTAATCTAACTGTGTCTACTAAGATGAAATGCAGGCACAGGACTGAAGAAGTAACCTGCAACTTCCTCTGAAAGGCTTGGTACATCACCAATACTCTCAGTTCCATCATCTACTGGCCCAGCAGTATCAGTGGCAGCctcctgaaataaataaaaccagtcTCTGAGTATTCACTATTTAAAGAATAATTTACATTCCACAAACCATTCCTAAAACAAAGCAttacacataaaaaataaagacataaaaTGTTGTAGATTGTTCTTAACTAAAACCAGCAACACAGTAAACCAAGTGAATCAAGTGGATTGTaaccttcaagattctgaagcttgtggccagttAAATGCACAAAAGGTATCAAAAGGTATTCAAGTTGTACATTACAAACTAGGAAGGAATAGACATGACATTATGAGCACAGAGTGTCATCTTAACAGCTGGTGGAAATTACTTGTGAGATCACAACAATGAATCACTGCATCTATTGATTACTGGAATACCCATTAGATGCCTGGCTTATTGATTTTCTCTTAAAATGATCTGAATATAACAACATGTATGTTTGTTTGACTAAATTTACACTTACTGTCCACtgtattaggaacacctgtacacctgcacattcatgcagttatctaatcagccaatcatgtggcagcagcacaatgcataaaatcatgccgtcacagctcaagagcttcaattaatgttcacatccaacatcagaatgaggaaaagtgTGATCACTGTTACTTTAACCTGGTTAaagctggtttaagtatttcagaaactgccgatcacacacaacagtctctagagtttacaaaaagtggtgcaaaaaacaaaaaacatcctgtgaacTGAGGATCTGtgggctgaaacaccttgttgatgagagatcagaagagaatgaccagtctggttccactggcagccatacattcccatgccataacacttcctccacatgtatgacagatgatgtggtatgctttggatcatgaggcCTTCCTTTCCTTacccatactcttctcttcccatcattctggtacaagttaatcttgcatcagaactgggcaggctttttttttttttgcaaagtctaatctggcctttctgttcttgagtgttaccagtggtttgcatcttgaggtaaaatgtctgtatttacattcatcatGGTGTCTTTTGaatgtagactttgacaatgatacgcctacatCCTCCAGAGTGTTATTGACTTGGCtagaaggggtttttcttctttaaagaaAGAAtgctgcgatcatccactttagttgtcttccgtggtcttccagaccttttggtgttgctgaactcgccagtgcattccttctttttaagaatgtaccaaattgttgatttggccactttttctgctatctctctgataggtttctcagcctaatgatggcctccttcacttgcatcaacacctctttggaccgcatagtgagagttcccatgaacagctaccaaatgcaaattcaacactttttatctccttaatttgtcatggaATAATGAGGAAACTAAAactaaactgcttatcagtcacatcttgattcaGTTCAATTCCACCGTGGTGGTGTGCAGAGGCAATTGATTCAATGATTATATgatctaatatttaatagaGATAAGTTCATATAATCAGGATCAAATTAAGCTTTAATGCTTAACTACATATAGGCAGATGAGCTGAGAAAAGATCAGTGATCCATAGAGCAGTCTAACTCTGGTCATGGAGGGCTACACCACACTGTAGCTCTAAAACTGCTGTATCATAAGGAGAAGCAAATTCATAACCAGCTGTGTCACGTCTTTTTATGAAGCATCTTTATGtgcaaaaaaccccaaaacaaaacaaaaaaaccatcaTGTGTGTATTGTGTCTGCTTGTTTACCtcaggagagaggagagtcCAGCTGTTACTGGATGAGCCGCTGCTGCCGGTGCTGTTATCCGACATCACTTCAGTGTGGCCGGCTCAGCAACTGCAAAATACGTTAATTAAGATATTTTCCCAGCTCTCGCTGGGGTTAAAGGCTGCATCTAACCAAAAGTCGTGACTCGTAATTTCCGAGCTCAGACTATTAAAAACCAAAGAAGGCGGGTCTcctcaactccgagttcagggagtgacgtcaaatcaacatgacTGCTCACAGCACGTAAACCCAGTAACATTTCTTACCTTTGAATGAGTTATAACCTCGAAAATGACGTAATTGTAAAGGGATGTTTCTACTTCCCACTTCCCAGGTAATTCGAACGCAGCAATATTATTGCCCTGACCACGACAGTGACGTAACCTACCGAGTGCACGCGCAAACGTCACGAGCGTTTAGCATTCTGGGATACAATGACACGGTGGATGGAGGCGCAGGTTATCATAATAGCAGtgttattaaaaagaaacattaagGCGGCGTTTCAGCTGTAAAACGCAAAGAACAGATTTCAGAAACGGTCCGGATAaataacaccaccaacaacaaagGGCGACTTAAGAAGCCATACGGGAAAGAACTGAAAATACAATGCACGAcccactgtttattattattattattattattattaagatgtAAGCACCCTAAGGCCAGCTGGCTCTTATTTAACCTTTAACGAGAATGAAAGCCGgccatgtttttattaaacagcCAACAATATCTTACTAAATGTTCCCTAAGCTTCTTCAGAAATACACCCAAAGCACTGAGTTAGCTAAACATGCAGctaacaaattaatttaaaaatgtcatgtcAGTGGCAATATGTgattatgattaaaataaataaataaaattcctaCGCTCTATCTACGAAAACTGCTTTATATCTGACACAGAAACAGCGTGAAAAGCGGATTATTCCGCTAAGAGCCGCAGTgcctcacactgtacacactcctcacacaggGGAAGGCTTCTGGACGGCCCTGGCCCTGAACTGTAGCGCATTCCAGTCCTTAAATGATCATACCGTATTTATAAACTGCAATTTCAGAAAATCCTTCTCTCCACGTCCGTCTTTGTTTAAATCTTTTCGATGCGTTCGTGCGTCCAAAGTTGGGAACTTCGGGAATTCCGCGGTGCGTTCCGCCTACAGCTGCATGGTGTCCAGTGACGTCAGAAGGAACTAGCCAATCAGATCCTTCACGCAGGCTGGTGCTCACGGTGATGGACAGTTACAGGTGAGAGTGACCATCTATGAACTCTTGTCTTTTCGCACACTAGAGAGAAACGTAAGTGACATCACAACATGTGTCTGTCCTATATATACACAGGGAATGGCTGGGACATGTTCTCCAGCCCTGTACTGACACGTCTGCATAGCAAGGGGCTATATTTGTTGGGGTTTCCCAAGCGGACTGTCCCATCCTAATAACATTAGCCTGGTATTGCATCATTGTATCAAGGAACGTGTTAGAGTTTATTCATTTGGGGGATATGAATGAAACAATATGAATATAGGTTGTGCACTCAGTTTTTGGGTTTTGTTACATTCttgaaagatcagaaaagttcactggacagTTCGATAATGCTGGTGCTGCTGCAAGTCAAAATGccatctaaataaaaataaaatctattttattataatgcctgtatgattttctgggaatattttttaatgatgatggagagtggttatttaagaaCTAAGGATGTTAGATGTACACTgaacaaattaatattttttaaaattaactaCATGATTGGAGATATGCTGCCATGTGCACAGTGTGAGATCTGCATGAGCTATATGGAGCAGTGACTCAgaaagcatttttcttttgttatatCTCCACCTTgagtggtggaggcattatgttttcagacTGTCCTCCCGTCTGTCCATCCAAAATGCTCGTTAGTGCACCATGTCAAGTAGGAGTAATTGAATATTTGTAGGatttattagggggccaagcacagAAGGTGCTTGTACGCCAtcaaacaggatgtgaggctgtatctcagcaatgattTTGAGcaatgacacaaaacttggtggGCATCTTCGGGAcgatgacctgaggctatgcaacaaatttcatgataGTGCCACCTGCTGGTCAAAAGttaaaataacatgctaaaaatgcttacatctaactgccatttttgctactcctccgcCAAAtttttggctcacatcatcttgagacctgtctgactAAATgttatcaaaggaattttgatgtTCAAAACCATTCTCCTGTAACatgctggcaaatgcaaaaaataagaTGTGAGAGTGTATCTCAACAATGCATCATGAAACTTGACaagtatcttcaggaccatgccctggaTGCACCCAAGAAGTTTCGTGACTGCACCACGTGGTCAATAACTGTAacaactgtcttttttttcttatatcatTTCAAGAGTTTTGGCTAAATTCCCAGttcttttttcctataatttcCTGGAATATGCAGAAGTGAATGCACACCTagatctgaaattcaagtgtacttcctgttggctgtcttggattttgtcaaaaactgtttttttgctactcctcctacaaattatgtccagtcaacaccaaatttggcacatattcatcatattcagaccaacctggacaaaagtatcaaaagaatgttgatattccaaacGATTTCCCCATAATGTGCCGACAAATCTGACAGCGAAGCCACCAAACAgaaagtgaggctgtatctcatcaaccttgcacactgacacaaatccTGGTAGGtgtcttcaggaccatgccatGAGGCTATATAACAAATTTTGTGACAGTGGcacttactggtcaaaagttacaataacataaCAATGAAAAGCttccatctaactgccatttttgctactcctcctccagattttgtccaatcttcaccaaatttggctcacatcatatCAAGATCTGTCTAAACTTgcacaaagtggggaaaaaaggcccagactgatgagaaaaaaacatcagtcttgcaatttttaaattgcaagaagaaaatatagctgcaaggaGCAATAATGGGCCCAAGCTCTACGGTGCCATCGCCACCTGGTGGGTGTATGAAAACAATGCATAGTGAAGTGAGCACTGTAACTTGTTTTGCACAGATGTGTTAGGTTAAGCCCAGGTCTAAGGCTTTACAACAGCTTCCATGTCCAAACATACAGCTAATATTTAGTAAGATAATGAATGAAGAAGATAAGAGATATATGTTGTTATCCTTATTagccattaattaattttagtgaagtaatgtgtagtgggTACACGCATTTAAGGGGGTTCAACACAGCTCTGTTTATGTGCCTTTCTCCTAGtttgtgatttgatttgaataACAATGTAACAGCTATACAAAGATTAAGTGTAATTATAGCTATATAGTAGATATCTTTTCAAAAAAAGATTGTTTTTCTAAAAATCCATATTAAAGTTTGACCAAGTTTGAAGCGATTTGGGTAAATATAAGAAGACTAATTAAAAGTCTGTTTTAAGTCACACAGGCCTAATGGCTGATGACTCTGACCTGTGTGACAAATTTAATGAGTTTTTGAGCATGTTAAGGGCCCCAAAAGCCAACAGAAacctttaatataataataataataataacaacaataataata
This region includes:
- the pbxip1a gene encoding pre-B-cell leukemia transcription factor-interacting protein 1 isoform X2 — its product is MSDNSTGSSGSSSNSWTLLSPEEAATDTAGPVDDGTESIGDVPSLSEEVAGSSFEVKPSDSEAPQETVLSEEGHQVCQETSPELFDEGAVSGPSVEDDPEICAPVIHATITTSPPDNDLLGAVPFSLATESSLFLSQGPFLETSYEESLSDVLPTFDFSPKQCPVPEVVAEATPEFVDKIGPASEPTAEVGPASEPTAEVGPASEPTAEVGPASEPTAEIGPASEPKAEISPASECTAEITPSPEPLESSFSEVTADVCLVSDISHTSAIPVLDIHTGVSSHPESSSPSLSSEVNFSYAAESPYPETPASLVLEEKELVTDTEEHKSIYVARDAESLGTDVPIEHQREDSGLRQRRVHYPEELRQSSDEEDGEETEFKLQDRKEEKPGLSMSHLIVGALALLCLGSFFFSDDFDGSELSDKELLEKLVEENKQISILEAQIQAQKEELDRALRATAEKGITDKEHARMKEELSALPSLKEELETLKTRVSELTQLTGEEPSEPSPGFSGEGQSPAGPDRRWGKKDELKRQKILLEQSKTRLEGMKKQDWPKKWLRERLVEMQQRLSEQVDRIGKKDEWRKKHKGGENRKNEWGDSVQRHKELLKKYSDEWEHKKAERKLERERRKQERSWQAKQKHDHKLHQHHESKDFWKHQEKKLRRNQNPPEHCHDVSDCAEAEGLVRVKLSDFRGLLDIYLNKLQGLSAENKEAFHHLVAKFFHGGIFSHDRMLFSEFAEDVADILEDLADVLMDDDVLEEEMEEFEREVLWQFAA
- the pbxip1a gene encoding pre-B-cell leukemia transcription factor-interacting protein 1 isoform X1, which gives rise to MSDNSTGSSGSSSNSWTLLSPEEAATDTAGPVDDGTESIGDVPSLSEEVAGSSFEVKPSDSEAPQETVLSEEGHQVCQETSPELFDEGAVSGPSVEDDPEICAPVIHATITTSPPDNDLLGAVPFSLATESSLFLSQGPFLETSYEESLSDVLPTFDFSPKQCPVPEVVAEATPEFVDKIGPASEPTAEVGPASEPTAEVGPASEPTAEVGPASEPTAEIGPASEPKAEISPASECTAEITPSPEPLESSFSEVTADVCLVSDISHTSAIPVLDIHTGVSSHPESSSPSLSSEVNFSYAAESPYPETPASLVLEEKELVTDTEEHKSIYVARDAESLGTDVPIEHQREDSGLRQRRVHYPEELRQSSDEEDGEETEFKLQDRKEEKPGLSMSHLIVGALALLCLGSFFFSGTIFDQAGDDFDGSELSDKELLEKLVEENKQISILEAQIQAQKEELDRALRATAEKGITDKEHARMKEELSALPSLKEELETLKTRVSELTQLTGEEPSEPSPGFSGEGQSPAGPDRRWGKKDELKRQKILLEQSKTRLEGMKKQDWPKKWLRERLVEMQQRLSEQVDRIGKKDEWRKKHKGGENRKNEWGDSVQRHKELLKKYSDEWEHKKAERKLERERRKQERSWQAKQKHDHKLHQHHESKDFWKHQEKKLRRNQNPPEHCHDVSDCAEAEGLVRVKLSDFRGLLDIYLNKLQGLSAENKEAFHHLVAKFFHGGIFSHDRMLFSEFAEDVADILEDLADVLMDDDVLEEEMEEFEREVLWQFAA
- the pbxip1a gene encoding pre-B-cell leukemia transcription factor-interacting protein 1 isoform X3, with the translated sequence MSDNSTGSSGSSSNSWTLLSPEVCQETSPELFDEGAVSGPSVEDDPEICAPVIHATITTSPPDNDLLGAVPFSLATESSLFLSQGPFLETSYEESLSDVLPTFDFSPKQCPVPEVVAEATPEFVDKIGPASEPTAEVGPASEPTAEVGPASEPTAEVGPASEPTAEIGPASEPKAEISPASECTAEITPSPEPLESSFSEVTADVCLVSDISHTSAIPVLDIHTGVSSHPESSSPSLSSEVNFSYAAESPYPETPASLVLEEKELVTDTEEHKSIYVARDAESLGTDVPIEHQREDSGLRQRRVHYPEELRQSSDEEDGEETEFKLQDRKEEKPGLSMSHLIVGALALLCLGSFFFSGTIFDQAGDDFDGSELSDKELLEKLVEENKQISILEAQIQAQKEELDRALRATAEKGITDKEHARMKEELSALPSLKEELETLKTRVSELTQLTGEEPSEPSPGFSGEGQSPAGPDRRWGKKDELKRQKILLEQSKTRLEGMKKQDWPKKWLRERLVEMQQRLSEQVDRIGKKDEWRKKHKGGENRKNEWGDSVQRHKELLKKYSDEWEHKKAERKLERERRKQERSWQAKQKHDHKLHQHHESKDFWKHQEKKLRRNQNPPEHCHDVSDCAEAEGLVRVKLSDFRGLLDIYLNKLQGLSAENKEAFHHLVAKFFHGGIFSHDRMLFSEFAEDVADILEDLADVLMDDDVLEEEMEEFEREVLWQFAA